CTACGCCGAGTACAAACGCCTGATCGACTACCTGAAGACGCACGCCTCTAAGAACGACGTAGCCGTCTTTGCCTCGAGCTTTGTTCTTTCGGATCAAATCCTTATTGCGGTTGATTCCGAGATGCGCGAGATAGTCACCAAGACGCCGCATATCGCAAGTCAAGGCCTCTTCAACATCGATATGGTGAAGGCGAATTATGCGATCGTTCCATTGCCGCTCCAGACTATGCTGGCTCCGGGAACACAAAGGAACATAACGATTCCAGCTCAGATGCTTCTGGATAGGAACGGCTTTGGCGCCGCATACGAGCAAATCGATGCGACCTACCTGCTTGCGGGAGGCGTTAGAGCCTACGTTTTTAAGCAGATACGCCCGGTGACTGCAGCCGAGATCCGCAGCCTCGTAGATCTGATTCTCGCAGCTTATATCGAGTATCCTGGGTGGCGCGCGAAATTTGCAGACTCGCTTGCACCGCTCTTTGCGGGAATGCGGACCGAACCGGGCGACGTATGGGGGGCAGTTCGACCCAACCCGAACGACATCCTCTTAATTCATCCCGGTGCGACGACGCCGACCCGCGTCACCTTGCCTTTCTCGATCGGCTCATCGACGGCTCGTATTGGCAGAGTGGCGTTTTCGATCCGCAAAGGGGTTCTCAAGACTTGCCCCGACGCGGATGGGGTGGCGTACGCGATCATCGTGGATGGAGTGCCGCTTAAGTCAGGCATAGTGAAGCCGGGGGACCTGGTGTCAGAAACCCTTCCGAAACAAGGCGATGAACTGACATTGTCTATCGATAAGATCGGGACTCCTTCCTGCGATCACCTCCATGCGGCATTCGCGCGTTGAGTCCTCAAATGATGCCTCCCTCCCTCCCCCGCCTGTCCATCGTCATCCCGGTCTACCGCAGCATGGCGGTGCTGCCCGAACTGGTAAAGCAGATAGAAGGCGCGCTTGCCGAGAGCGCCTACGCCTCCAACTTCGAGCTGGTGCTCACCAATGATTGCAGTCCCGACGACAGCTGGTCTGTGATCCAGGACCTCGCAGGCAAGCACCCGTTCGTGCGCGGCATTTCGCTGCGCAAGAATGTGGGGCAGCACAATGCGACCATGGCCGGGTTGCGATTCTCGCGCGGCGATATCGTCGTCATCATGGACGACGACCTGCAGCACCCGCCGTCCGCGATCCTGCAACTCGCCGAGCAGATCGAGCGGGGCGCGGACGTCTGCTACACCAGATATGCCGAGCGAAAGCACGCGCTGTGGAAGCAGTGGGCAAGCCGCATCAACGATATCGCGGCAACCTGGCTGATGAAGAAGCCGAAGGGACTCTACCTCTCTTCGTTCAAGGCCCTGAACAGGGACATCGTCGACGCGGTGCTGCGCTACGACGGACCATACACCTATCTCGACGCCCTCATCTTCGCGACGACGAACTCGATCGCCTCCGTCGAGATCAAGCATCAGCGCCGGTGGGAAGGCGAGAGCACCTACAATTTCCGACGTCTCTTCTCCCTCTGGCTGAAGATGGCGACCGGCTCGTCGATCTATCCGCTGCGCGCCGCCACCGTAGCCGGCTTCGCGCTCGCTCTTCTAAGCCTGATCGTCTTCATCCTGGTAATCGGCGAGCGGATGCTGAATCCGCAGGTTCCGCCCGGCTGGGCCTCGGTGATAGCCACCGTCCTATTCATCGGCGGCGTGCAGACCTTCTGCATCGGCGTCATTGGCGAATATGTCGGCCGGATCTACACGCGCGTGAATAACGCACCGCAGTTTGTCGTCGGAAAGACGACGTTCGAGCGCCCCCGCGCGCAGGTCTCGCAGACCCGTGCGACCGATCCGGGTGCAGATACCTGAGCCTGTATTGCCGGGAACCCGCCGCAGGCGGCCCGAGGGGCCAGCGGCTGAGAGATCGCTATGCCAGATTGAGAAGAGTTGGTGCGGTCGAGAAGACTCGAACTTCCACGGGTTGCCCCACAGCGACCTCAACGCTGCGCGTCTACCAATTCCGCCACGACCGCACGTGGTAGATGCCGGCCTCGACCGGCCCGGGGCATGTAGCAAATAGCCCTTTCCTAAACAAGTGCGCCGGCGGGCTAATTTCCGGCTTTTCGTCCCGCGTCGCGCCGCCGTTCCGCTACCGGTCTTCGCGACTGGACGAGCGGGCGGCGAAGGTCCATATCTCCCTCGCAAACCGAGTGCGACGCGTGAATATCCGACAGGACATCGTCACGGATTTCTGGCCACGCGAGGCAGGGCCGACCGTCGAGTGGCGCATCGAGCCCGGCCTCGTCGCCTATCCGGAGGCGCTCGCCGTCATGGAGGCGCGGGCCGAAGCGATTCGCGCCGGCTCGGCGCCGGAGATGGTCTGGCTGGTCGAGCACCCGCCGCTCTATACCGCCGGCACCAGCGCGCGGCCGCAGGACCTCGTCCAGCCCGACCGCTTCCCGGTCTTCGTGGCGGGCCGCGGCGGCGAATACACCTATCACGGCCCTGGGCAACGGGTCGCCTACGTCATGCTCGACCTGAAACGGCGCCGCGAGGACGTGCGGCTGTTCGTGGCGAGCCTCGAGGAATGGATCGTCCGCACGCTTGCCCGCTTCAACGTCAAAGGCGAGCGGCGCGAGGACCGCGTCGGCGTCTGGGTGGTGCGTCCCGACAGGCCGCCGGTGCTTGGCCGCGCGGCCGAGGACAAGATCGCCGCGATCGGCATTCGGCTGCGCAAATGGGTGAGTTTCCACGGCATCGCGATCAATGTGGAGCCGGACCTGGCGCACTATGGCGGCATCGTACCGTGCGGCATTTCCGAGCATGGCGTCACCAGCCTCGTCGATCTCGGCCTGCCGGTGACGATGGCCGACCTCGACATCGCGCTGAAGGCGGCTTTCGAAGAGGTGTTCGGGCCGCTATCCTGACCGGGCAACCCCGGTTCCGGAGGTGTCCATGATCAAGCTGTTCCAGCCGTTCGCCGTCGCCGCACTTGCGGTCTCCCTTGCCCTTCCGCTTGCGGCACAGGCCCAGCAGGCGACGGATACGGTCGCACCGGAGGCCGCGACCACCGCCGCCCCCAAGGCCACCGTCCATGCGGAGCGCCAGATGGTGGTCGCCGCCAATCCGCTAGCCGCGCAGGCCGGGCTCGACGCACTGCGCGCCGGCGGCTCGGCGGCGGACGCGGTCGTCGCCGTGCAGACCGTGCTCGGCCTGGTCGAGCCGCAGTCCTCGGGCCTCGGCGGGGGAGCTTTCCTCGTCTGGTACGACGCGGCCACGGGCAAGGTCACGACCTTCGACGGACGCGAAACCGCGCCAGAGGCGGCGACGCCCGACCTGTTCCTCGGCGCCGACGGCAAGCCGCTCAAATTCTTCGATGCCGTCGTCGGCGGCCGCTCCGTCGGCACGCCGGGCGTGGTGCGGCTGCTCGGCGAGGTGCATGGCCGCTATGGCAAACTCGACTGGGCGGGATTGTTCGAGCCTGCGATCAGGCTCTCGACCGACGGGTTTGACGTCTCGCCGCGGCTGGCGGCGCTGGTCGCCGACGATGCCGACAAGCTGGGCGCCCAGCCGACCACACGCGACTACTTCTTTCCCGCCGGCAAGCCGATCGTGGCGGGCGACCGGCTGACCAACGCGGCCTATGCGCAGACGCTGGCAACTATCGCGAAGGACGGGCCGGACGCCTTCTACAAGGGGCCGATCGCCGAGGGCATCGTTCAGGCGGTCCGCGATCATCAGACGAACCCCGGCGGTATTTCACTTGAAGATCTGGCCGCCTATGCCGCAATCGAGCGGCCGGCCGTCTGCGCCCCCTATCGGGGCTTCGAGGTCTGCGGCATGGGTCCCCCCTCCTCCGGCGCGCTCGCCATCGGCCAGATTCTCGGCCTGGTCGAGCCGTTCGACATCGCCAGCCTGGGACCCGAGGATCCCGAAAGCTGGCGCATCCTCGGCGACGCCACCCGCCTCGCCTTCGCCGACCGCGGACGCTACGTCGCCGACGCCGATTTCGTCTCGATCCCCAAGGGCCTGCTCAACCCGGAATACCTGAAGGGCCGTTCCCAACTCCTGCGCCGCCCCACCGCCCTGCCCGACGATCAGGTTCAGGCCGGCAATCCGCCCTGGGACAAGGCGGAACTCAGGCGCGGCGGCCTCTCCTTCGAAGTCCCCTCGACCACCCATTTCGTCATCGTCGACGCTGCCGGCAACATCGCTTCCGTCACCAGTTCGATCGAGAACGGCTTCGGCGCGCGGCTGATGAGCGGCGGCTTCCTGCTCAACAACCAGTTGACCGACTTCTCCTTCGTGGCGGAAGAGGACGGTCGGGCGCTCGCCAACCGCGTCGAGCCCGGCAAGCGGCCGCGTTCGTCGATGTCGCCGACCATCGTCTTGAAGGACGGCAAGCCGGCTTTTGCGCTCGGCTCGCCGGGCGGTTCCAACATCATCCCCTATGTGGCGAAGACGATCGTCGCGCTGGTCGACTGGAAGATGGACATCGGCCAGGCCATCGCCCTGCCGCATCTCACCAACCGCTTCGGCACCTACGACCTCGAGGCAGGAACGTCCGCGGTGACGCTGGCAAAGGATCTCGAGGCGCTGGGCTACAAGACCGCCGAGAAGGAGCAGAATTCGGGTCTGCACGGCATTTCGCTCTCGCTGGCCGGCATCGGAGGCGGCGCCGATCCGCGCCGGGAAGGCGTCGCCGTCGGAGATTGACGTCAGCCAAGGTGGGTGAACACCCAGATCACGCCCAGTCCGTGGATGAAGATCACGGCGACCAGCGCGGCGGCGAGCGCGATCCGCCCGCCGGTGCCGATCGGGGTAAGTGCGTCGCGCGGCTTCACCGCGTGGCCCGAGGTCATCAGGCTGAGCGCCGCGAAGACGCCGCCCGCCGTCAGGACGACCGCCGGCGGGAAACCCGCCAGCCAGCCGACCGCGAGGAAGAGACCGAGCAGGGCGAAGGACGAGATCGCCAGCGGCAGGCCCGGCGGGCAGATCTGGCGCAGCACCTGGCCGCCATCGAACTTCCACACAGGCACGAGATTGGCGAGATTGAAGAGCGCGATGCAGCCGACCAGCGCGGCCGCGAAGTTGCCGCCATGGACGTTGTTGGTCGCCACCGCCATTACGCCGGCCTGCATCAAAGGCGGGACGAGAAAGGCTGAGAAGCCGGCGCCCATCAGCGCCACGAAGGCAACCTCGAAATGGCTGTCATACGGCCGTCCGCCAATGGCGATACCACCGAGCAAGGGAATGAAGATCATGCGGGTGCGCCGGTGCCCGGTGACGCGAAACGCCGCCATGTGTCCGAGTTCGTGCAGCGCGACGACGGCGGTGAGCATCACGGCAAAGGCCAGTCCGCCGACGGTGAAGCCCGCGAGCGTCCATAATATCATGACGGAGGCAGCCGCCATCGCCACCTGGGTCAGCGGATGCTCGAACATGCCGCCCCGGCGGTAGGCCCCGGTTTCGGCCCACCGCTTCAGCTTGGCCATCCTGCGTCGAAGGGCAAAGTAGCGAAACACCAGGAACGCCGCGCCGCGATAGGAATCGGTCTGGCGGATGGTCAGGCGAACATGGCCGTCCTCCGGCGAGAACTCGACCTGCTCGGCGAAATGCTCCCAGAACCCGGTGTCGAGCGAACTGTCCTCGACAATGCGCATCGCGAAGGACCGGTCCCGGGGGGCCTCGGTCAACTCGGCGATCCGCCGGATCGGCAGACCGTCCCGGCCTTCCCAGTCAACGACGAGTTGCACCCGGTCCGGCCGGTCCGCGACGGGCTCGGCGGCGAGGATCTCGCCGGACCAGCCGGCATCGTTTCCCAGCGGATGGACCGCGTCCCAGACGCGGCCCGCAGATGCTCCGATGCGCACCGTGCGGCTGATCGTGCGCACACCGACCGGTGCTGCGAACAAAAGGAAGATCAGCCCGAGATTGATGACGATCAGTGCTACGGCGGCCCAGCCTGGCATCGAGAACCATCCTGTTTCGATGCGAAACTAGCTGTCGATGCGGAAGAAATACTTAAGCCTTTGGCGGTTGCGGCAATTCTCACGCGGCTGTGACGACCGCTCAGAACGCTCCGATCCACATGGCGAGCGAGACGAGGAAGGTGCCGACGGAGACGAGCGCGACGACGTCCTGGAGCATGTCGGTCATGGAAGATTCTCCTAAAATCTGTTTCTGTTTTTAATATGTTCCCTTTCTGTTCTATCGTCAATCGTA
This DNA window, taken from Mesorhizobium sp., encodes the following:
- a CDS encoding SRPBCC family protein, producing the protein MPGWAAVALIVINLGLIFLLFAAPVGVRTISRTVRIGASAGRVWDAVHPLGNDAGWSGEILAAEPVADRPDRVQLVVDWEGRDGLPIRRIAELTEAPRDRSFAMRIVEDSSLDTGFWEHFAEQVEFSPEDGHVRLTIRQTDSYRGAAFLVFRYFALRRRMAKLKRWAETGAYRRGGMFEHPLTQVAMAAASVMILWTLAGFTVGGLAFAVMLTAVVALHELGHMAAFRVTGHRRTRMIFIPLLGGIAIGGRPYDSHFEVAFVALMGAGFSAFLVPPLMQAGVMAVATNNVHGGNFAAALVGCIALFNLANLVPVWKFDGGQVLRQICPPGLPLAISSFALLGLFLAVGWLAGFPPAVVLTAGGVFAALSLMTSGHAVKPRDALTPIGTGGRIALAAALVAVIFIHGLGVIWVFTHLG
- the ggt gene encoding gamma-glutamyltransferase, encoding MIKLFQPFAVAALAVSLALPLAAQAQQATDTVAPEAATTAAPKATVHAERQMVVAANPLAAQAGLDALRAGGSAADAVVAVQTVLGLVEPQSSGLGGGAFLVWYDAATGKVTTFDGRETAPEAATPDLFLGADGKPLKFFDAVVGGRSVGTPGVVRLLGEVHGRYGKLDWAGLFEPAIRLSTDGFDVSPRLAALVADDADKLGAQPTTRDYFFPAGKPIVAGDRLTNAAYAQTLATIAKDGPDAFYKGPIAEGIVQAVRDHQTNPGGISLEDLAAYAAIERPAVCAPYRGFEVCGMGPPSSGALAIGQILGLVEPFDIASLGPEDPESWRILGDATRLAFADRGRYVADADFVSIPKGLLNPEYLKGRSQLLRRPTALPDDQVQAGNPPWDKAELRRGGLSFEVPSTTHFVIVDAAGNIASVTSSIENGFGARLMSGGFLLNNQLTDFSFVAEEDGRALANRVEPGKRPRSSMSPTIVLKDGKPAFALGSPGGSNIIPYVAKTIVALVDWKMDIGQAIALPHLTNRFGTYDLEAGTSAVTLAKDLEALGYKTAEKEQNSGLHGISLSLAGIGGGADPRREGVAVGD
- a CDS encoding glycosyltransferase family 2 protein, which codes for MMPPSLPRLSIVIPVYRSMAVLPELVKQIEGALAESAYASNFELVLTNDCSPDDSWSVIQDLAGKHPFVRGISLRKNVGQHNATMAGLRFSRGDIVVIMDDDLQHPPSAILQLAEQIERGADVCYTRYAERKHALWKQWASRINDIAATWLMKKPKGLYLSSFKALNRDIVDAVLRYDGPYTYLDALIFATTNSIASVEIKHQRRWEGESTYNFRRLFSLWLKMATGSSIYPLRAATVAGFALALLSLIVFILVIGERMLNPQVPPGWASVIATVLFIGGVQTFCIGVIGEYVGRIYTRVNNAPQFVVGKTTFERPRAQVSQTRATDPGADT
- the lipB gene encoding lipoyl(octanoyl) transferase LipB, coding for MNIRQDIVTDFWPREAGPTVEWRIEPGLVAYPEALAVMEARAEAIRAGSAPEMVWLVEHPPLYTAGTSARPQDLVQPDRFPVFVAGRGGEYTYHGPGQRVAYVMLDLKRRREDVRLFVASLEEWIVRTLARFNVKGERREDRVGVWVVRPDRPPVLGRAAEDKIAAIGIRLRKWVSFHGIAINVEPDLAHYGGIVPCGISEHGVTSLVDLGLPVTMADLDIALKAAFEEVFGPLS